The following proteins come from a genomic window of Nicotiana tomentosiformis chromosome 12, ASM39032v3, whole genome shotgun sequence:
- the LOC104090707 gene encoding protein MAINTENANCE OF MERISTEMS-like: MIERWRPETHTFHLPIGEATITLEDVEVLFGFPIDGLHVAYPHALRDYREVHYLYMLQRLTCFQPAEETALSGASQLQMTPVRKHLEAMDAEIIDASLAEDIDWHTRLLLMLMFGGVLFPNTSGNLVSLIFLHHLEQLDELPGYSWGAVVLGYLYRQMCRRAWAPRETLSDFYRCCR, encoded by the coding sequence atgatagagcggtggcgaccggagacgcacacgtTTCATTTACCCATCGGCGAGGCTACCATCACGCTTGAGGACGTGGAGGTTCTCTTCGGGTTTCCGATTGATGGATTGCATGTAGCTTACCCGCATGCTCTTAGAGACTATAGGGAAGTGCATTACCTGTATATGTTGCAGCGACTCACCTGTTTCCAGCCAGCGGAGGAGACTGCATTGAGTGGGGCAAGTCAATTGCAGATGACGCCCGTCCGAAAGCATCTGGAGGCGATGGATGCGGAGATTATTGATGCTTCACTAGCGGAGGATATCGACTGGCACACGAGATTGTTGTTGATGCTGATGTTTGGTGGTgtattgttcccgaacacttcggggaacctagtcagcttgataTTTTTACATCATCTGGAGCAGCTAGATGAATTACCTGGTTACAGCTGGGGTGCAGTTGTTCTAGGTTACCTGTATAGGCAGATGTGTCGGCGTGCATGGGCACCTAGAGAGACGTTGTCGGATTTTTACCgctgctgcaggtga
- the LOC104090702 gene encoding octanoyltransferase LIP2, mitochondrial, whose protein sequence is MRRSLEVWKMGTVNYLEALKLQEKLASDRKALKITDTLLSLQHSPTYTLGKRQTVHNLLIPDSELKAMGAELHYTQRGGDITFHGPHQAILYPIVSLRDIGLGARKYVEKLELTMIELASIYGVKAQVGQRCETGVWVEDRKIGAIGVRISSGITSHGLAFNMDPDLSYFKHIVPCGIADKGVTSLKKEADVELPSEEVIQEQLISCFVRIFGYNDVVLKDKSFL, encoded by the coding sequence ATGAGGCGAAGCCTTGAGGTTTGGAAAATGGGCACCGTCAATTACTTGGAGGCACTGAAGCTGCAAGAGAAGCTAGCATCTGATAGAAAAGCCCTTAAAATTACTGATACCCTATTATCTCTTCAACATTCACCTACTTATACTCTTGGCAAAAGGCAAACAGTTCACAATCTACTCATACCTGATTCGGAGCTCAAAGCCATGGGGGCAGAACTTCACTATACACAAAGAGGAGGTGACATTACTTTTCATGGTCCTCACCAGGCGATCTTGTATCCTATTGTTTCGTTGCGCGATATTGGTTTGGGGGCTCGAAAGTATGTGGAGAAGCTTGAGCTAACCATGATTGAATTAGCAtctatatatggtgtgaaagcaCAGGTTGGACAAAGATGCGAAACAGGGGTTTGGGTTGAGGACAGAAAGATTGGTGCAATTGGAGTTCGAATATCATCTGGGATTACGTCTCATGGATTAGCATTCAATATGGATCCCGATTTAAGCTATTTTAAGCATATTGTGCCTTGTGGGATTGCGGATAAAGGTGTTACATCTTTGAAGAAAGAGGCAGATGTAGAGCTTCCTTCTGAAGAAGTGATCCAGGAGCAGTTGATCTCTTGTTTTGTGAGAATATTCGGGTACAACGATGTTGTATTAAAAGATAAGTCATTCTTATAG